The genomic region CGCCGATCATGGACTACGGCTGCGCCGCGCTTTCTTCGGCGTCACCACCAGCGCCGTCGAGTACTCCGGCTTCAGCCCTTACCGGCGTCTGGCCAACGGCATCAGCGCTCTGTGCCGATCAGAGGAATGAAACAGAACAGGACATGCGGCGCTCCGTCTCCCCTCAGCAGAATCGGAGTGATCATGAAGGAATTGCGTTCGATCCCCGTAGCCTCCAGCGCCCTTCCGGTGGCCGGTCATCTGGTGCCGCTGATACGTGACCCGCTGGTGTTCCTCAACTCACTACCCGTCTGCGGAAAGCTGGTCCGTATTCGTATGGGTCCCCTCACCGTGGTGGTGATCTGCGATCCCGAACTCACCCGTCAGGCTTTGCTTGACGATCGCGTCTTCGACAAGGGCGGCCCGCTTTTCGATCGCGTACGGGAGGCAATAGGGGACGGTCTCACCAGCTGCCCGCACAGCTCGCATCGTCGACTGCGGCGACTGGCCCAGCCGGCTTTTCACCCTGGTCGGCTCCCTGGCTACGCGCAGGCCATGACCTTATGCATCGACCAGGTGACCGGTTCCTGGCGAGAGGGACAGACCATCGACGTTCCCGCCGAGACGATGACGATCACCTCCAAGGGCACGGCCGCCACGCTGTTCTCGAACACGCTGCCCCCAGCCCGGCTCGGTCAACTCCTCAACGACGTCACCACTATCTTCGACGGCTTCTACCAGCGCATGCTCCTCATCCCCCCGCTGGACCGGCTCCCCGTCCCAGGCAACCGCGCGTACCTGAGGGCTCGCGCCCGCTTGCGCGACACCTGCGACCAGATCATCGCCCAACGTCGCGCCGACGGCGCTGACCATGGTGACCTGCTGTCGGCCCTGATCGCGGCGTGCGATCCCGAAGACGGCGGCCGCGGTATGACCGACGCAGAAATCAGCGACGCGATCCTTGCCTTCTTCCTGGCCGGGACGGAAACCACAGCCAGCGTCCTGGCCTGGGCACTGGACTTGCTCGCCCGGCACCCCGAGATCGAGCAGCGGCTCCACGCCGAGGTCGACACCGTCCTGGGCGGTGCCCCCGCCACCCACGTCGACCTGCCCCGCCTGACACTGACCGCACGCATCATCACCGAAACACTCCGGTTCAGTTCACCGGCCTGGTTGCTCACGCGCACGGTCACCGTCGACACCCGCCTGGGCGGGCACCTGTTGCCCGCCGGGACCAGCATCGCCTACAGCCCCTACCTCATACATCACAGGCCCGATCTCTACGATCAGCCCGAAACCTTCGACCCCGACCGGTGGGACGGAAAACGCTCCCAACCGCCCCGCCCCGCCTTCATCCCCTTCGGTACCGGCGCCCGCAAATGCATCGGCGACACGTTCGCCA from Streptomyces sp. NBC_00878 harbors:
- a CDS encoding cytochrome P450; its protein translation is MKELRSIPVASSALPVAGHLVPLIRDPLVFLNSLPVCGKLVRIRMGPLTVVVICDPELTRQALLDDRVFDKGGPLFDRVREAIGDGLTSCPHSSHRRLRRLAQPAFHPGRLPGYAQAMTLCIDQVTGSWREGQTIDVPAETMTITSKGTAATLFSNTLPPARLGQLLNDVTTIFDGFYQRMLLIPPLDRLPVPGNRAYLRARARLRDTCDQIIAQRRADGADHGDLLSALIAACDPEDGGRGMTDAEISDAILAFFLAGTETTASVLAWALDLLARHPEIEQRLHAEVDTVLGGAPATHVDLPRLTLTARIITETLRFSSPAWLLTRTVTVDTRLGGHLLPAGTSIAYSPYLIHHRPDLYDQPETFDPDRWDGKRSQPPRPAFIPFGTGARKCIGDTFAMTQAILALATITARWRLQHLPRQQVRPALGAVLRPRELRMRATPRTVTHTPAAEVPKPAP